A region of Etheostoma cragini isolate CJK2018 chromosome 24, CSU_Ecrag_1.0, whole genome shotgun sequence DNA encodes the following proteins:
- the atp11a gene encoding probable phospholipid-transporting ATPase IH isoform X6: MGVDFSTLRTLISRYCVGEENWVDSRTIFIGHKEPPPGTEAFIQQRFPDNRIVSSKYTFLNFVPKNMFEQFRRVANFYFLIIFLVQLIIDTPTSPITSGLPLFFVITVTAIKQGYEDWLRHKADNAINQCPVHVVENGKVVGKQSRKLRVGDVILMKENETFPCDLILLSTSRDDGTCYVTTASLDGESSHKTYYAVQDTKAYNTEEEVDTIHATIECEQPQPDLYKFVGRINIYMDNEPVARPLGAENLLLRGATLKNTAHIYAVAIYTGMETKMALNYQSKTQKRSAVEKSMNAYLVVYLCILIGKALINTVLKYAWQADPNRDEPWYNDRTEAERGRHIVIRAFTDFLAFMVLFNYIIPVSMYVTVEMQKFLGSYFIMWDDEMFDKELGERAVVNTSDLNEELGQVEYVFTDKTGTLTENNMEFIECCVDGHVYVPHAICNGQVMPGATGMDMIDTSPGPGAREHEELFFRALCLCHTVQVKEEETVDGIKHGIHQGKSTSFYISSSPDEVALVEGMKRLGFTYLRLKDSHMEILNREDEIEKFELLEVLTFDSVRRRMSVIVRSSSGELYLFCKGADSAIFPRVISGKVDQVRARVEHNAVEGLRTLCVAYRPLSPEQYQEVCHLLNGAKLALQDRDKRLAEAYDNIEKDLILLGATAVEDRLQEKAADTIESLHKAGMKVWVLTGDKMETAAATCYASKLFRRNTQILELTTKRTEEQSLHDVLFDLSRTVLRQHGGMIRDTFSSLSGDCTDYGLIIDGATLSAVMRPTQEDSISGNYKEIFLEICRNCSAVLCCRMAPLQKAQIVKLIKASKEHPITLAIGDGANDVSMILEAHVGIGIMGKEGRQAVRNSDYAIPKFKHLKKILLVHGHYYYIRISELVQYFFYKNVCFIFPQFLYQFFCGFSQQPLYDTAYLTLYNISFTSLPILLYSLIEQHINMDILKKDPSLYRDIAKNSLLRWPIFLYWTILGVYDAIVMFFGAYFLFDNTTFTSNGQMFGNWTFGTLVFTVLVFTVTFKLVLDTHYWTWINHFVIWGSLIFFVVFSLLWGGIIWPFLNYQRMYYVFMQMLSSGPAWLSIILLITASLLPDVVKKVIWRALWPTTTERIQNKRRCLASEPSTIFMLSQTSSRISF; this comes from the exons GGTTATGAGGACTGGTTGAGACACAAAGCAGACAACGCAATCAACCAGTGTCCCGTCCACGTGGTGGAGAACGGGAAAGTGGTCGGCAAACAAAGTCGCAAGCTCAGG gtTGGAGACGTCATCTTGATGAAAGAAAATGAGACTTTTCCCTGCGACCTTATCCTTCTTTCTACGTCTCGAGATGATGGGACCTGCTATGTTACTACAGCCAGTCTTGACGGAGAGAGCAGCCACAAG ACATACTATGCAGTTCAGGACACCAAAGCTTACAACACAGAGGAGGAGGTTGACACCATCCACGCTACTATAGAATGTGAACAACCACAGCCGGACCTATACAA ATTCGTTGGTCGTATCAACATCTACATGGACAATGAGCCAGTGGCCAG GCCATTAGGAGCAGAGAACCTGCTGCTCCGAGGAGCCACACTCAAGAACACTGCACACATATATG CGGTTGCCATCTATACTGGCATGGAAACCAAGATGGCTCTCAACTACCAGTCCAAGACTCAGAAACGGTCCGCAGTGGAAAA gtcAATGAATGCCTACCTGGTGGTCTACCTGTGCATTCTCATCGGCAAGGCACTCATCAACACAGTGCTGAAATATGCGTGGCAGGCCGACCCCAACAGAGACGAACCCTGGTACAACGACAggacagaagcagagagagggagacacatT gtGATCAGGGCATTCACAGACTTCTTGGCCTTTATGGTTCTTTTCAACTATATCATCCCAGTCTCCATGTACGTCACTGTGGAAATGCAGAAGTTCCTGGGCTCCTATTTCATCATGTGGGATGATGAAATGTTTGACAAGGAGCTAGGAGAGAGAGCCGTGGTCAACACGTCGGACCTGAACGAGGAGCTGGGACAG GTGGAGTATGTGTTTACAGACAAGACAGGAACTCTGACAGAGAACAACATGGAGTTCATTGAGTGCTGTGTGGACGGACACGTTTATGTACCTCATGCTATCTGTAACGGACAG GTGATGCCTGGTGCAACAGGTATGGACATGATTGACACATCGCCAGGTCCTGGGGCCAGG GAGCATGAAGAGCTGTTTTTCCGGGCATTGTGTTTGTGCCACACGGTGcaggtgaaggaggaggagacagtGGATGGGATCAAGCATGGCATCCACCAGGGCAAGTCCACTTCCTTCTACATCTCCTCATCACCAGACGAGGTTGCGCTGGTGGAAGGCATGAAAAG ACTTGGTTTCACCTATCTGAGACTCAAGGACAGTCACATGGAGATCTTGAACAGGGAGGATGAGATTGAGAA GTTTGAGCTGCTGGAGGTGTTGACATTCGATTCAGTCAGACGGAGGATGAGCGTCATTGTCAGGTCCAGCTCTG GTGAGCTCTATCTGTTCTGTAAAGGCGCAGACTCCGCCATCTTCCCCAGGGTTATATCAGGCAAAGTGGATCAGGTTAGAGCTCGGGTGGAGCACAATGCAGTG GAGGGTCTGAGGACACTATGTGTTGCCTATCGGCCTCTGAGTCCCGAACAGTACCAGGAGGTTTGCCATTTGCTAAACGGGGCCAAGTTGGCACTACAGGACAGGGACAAACGACTAGCCGAGGCCTACGACAACATTGAGAAAGACCTGATACTGTTGGGAGCCACTGCTGTGGAGGACAG GCTCCAGGAAAAAGCAGCAGACACCATTGAGTCCCTCCACAAGGCAGGAATGAAGGTGTGGGTGCTGACCGGTGATAAGATGGAGACGGCGGCTGCCACCTGCTATGCCAGCAAGCTGTTTCGCCGCAACACCCAGATCTTGGAGCTGACCACCAAACGTACTGAAGAGCAGAGCCTTCACGATGTCTTGTTTGACCTTAGCAGGACCGTCCTGAGGCAACACGGAGGCATGATCAGGGACACCTTCTCTAG TTTATCAGGTGACTGTACGGACTATGGTCTGATCATTGATGGAGCCACTCTTTCTGCGGTGATGAGGCCCACCCAGGAGGACTCAATTTCAGGGAACTACAAAGAGATCTTCCTAGAAATCTGCCGCAACTGCAGTGCCGTGCTATGCTGTCGAATGGCACCGCTCCAGAAAGCACAG ATTGTGAAGCTGATTAAAGCCTCCAAGGAGCACCCGATCACGCTGGCCATTGGAGACGGAGCTAACGATGTTAGCATGATCTTAGAGGCCCATGTTGGCATCG GTATTATGGGTAAGGAGGGCCGTCAGGCAGTGCGGAACAGTGACTACGCCATCCCAAAGTTTAAACATCTCAAGAAAATACTGCTTGTCCACGGACACTATTACTACATACGCATCTCTGAACTTGTGCAATACTTCTTCTACAAG AATGTCTGTTTCATCTTCCCCCAGTTCCTCTACCAGTTCTTCTGTGGCTTCTCacaacag CCACTCTATGATACAGCCTACTTGACTCTGTACAACATCAGCTTCACCTCGCTGCCCATTCTGCTCTACAGTCTCATAGAGCAGCACATTAACATGGACATCCTGAAAAAGGACCCATCTCTCTATAG AGATATTGCTAAGAACTCTTTGCTGCGGTGGCCCATCTTCTTATATTGGACTATCCTGGGTGTGTATGATGCCATTGTGATGTTCTTTGGTGCCTACTTCCTGTTTGACAACACCACCTTCACCAGCAATGGACAG ATGTTTGGAAACTGGACATTTGGGACGCTGGTCTTCACTGTGCTAGTCTTCACTGTTACATTCAAG TTGGTTCTAGATACTCATTACTGGACTTGGATCAACCATTTTGTCATCTGGGGCTCACTGATATTCTTTGTGGTGTTCTCTTTGCTGTGGGGAGGAATCATCTG GCCTTTCCTCAACTACCAGAGGATGTACTATGTGTTCATGCAGATGTTGTCCAGTGGTCCGGCCTGGCTCAGCATAATCCTTCTAATAACAGCCAGTCTGCTGCCAGATGTGGTGAAGAAGGTGATCTGGAGGGCGCTGTGGCCCACCACGACTGAACGCATACAG AATAAGCGCCGGTGCCTTGCCTCCGAGCCCTCCACCATCTTTATGCTGTCTCAGACTTCGAGCAGAATCAGTTTCTAA
- the atp11a gene encoding probable phospholipid-transporting ATPase IH isoform X5 — MGVDFSTLRTLISRYCVGEENWVDSRTIFIGHKEPPPGTEAFIQQRFPDNRIVSSKYTFLNFVPKNMFEQFRRVANFYFLIIFLVQLIIDTPTSPITSGLPLFFVITVTAIKQGYEDWLRHKADNAINQCPVHVVENGKVVGKQSRKLRVGDVILMKENETFPCDLILLSTSRDDGTCYVTTASLDGESSHKTYYAVQDTKAYNTEEEVDTIHATIECEQPQPDLYKFVGRINIYMDNEPVARPLGAENLLLRGATLKNTAHIYAVAIYTGMETKMALNYQSKTQKRSAVEKSMNAYLVVYLCILIGKALINTVLKYAWQADPNRDEPWYNDRTEAERGRHIVIRAFTDFLAFMVLFNYIIPVSMYVTVEMQKFLGSYFIMWDDEMFDKELGERAVVNTSDLNEELGQVEYVFTDKTGTLTENNMEFIECCVDGHVYVPHAICNGQVMPGATGMDMIDTSPGPGAREHEELFFRALCLCHTVQVKEEETVDGIKHGIHQGKSTSFYISSSPDEVALVEGMKRLGFTYLRLKDSHMEILNREDEIEKFELLEVLTFDSVRRRMSVIVRSSSGELYLFCKGADSAIFPRVISGKVDQVRARVEHNAVEGLRTLCVAYRPLSPEQYQEVCHLLNGAKLALQDRDKRLAEAYDNIEKDLILLGATAVEDRLQEKAADTIESLHKAGMKVWVLTGDKMETAAATCYASKLFRRNTQILELTTKRTEEQSLHDVLFDLSRTVLRQHGGMIRDTFSSLSGDCTDYGLIIDGATLSAVMRPTQEDSISGNYKEIFLEICRNCSAVLCCRMAPLQKAQIVKLIKASKEHPITLAIGDGANDVSMILEAHVGIGIMGKEGRQAVRNSDYAIPKFKHLKKILLVHGHYYYIRISELVQYFFYKNVCFIFPQFLYQFFCGFSQQPLYDTAYLTLYNISFTSLPILLYSLIEQHINMDILKKDPSLYRDIAKNSLLRWPIFLYWTILGVYDAIVMFFGAYFLFDNTTFTSNGQLMTTNTQMMFGNWTFGTLVFTVLVFTVTFKLVLDTHYWTWINHFVIWGSLIFFVVFSLLWGGIIWPFLNYQRMYYVFMQMLSSGPAWLSIILLITASLLPDVVKKVIWRALWPTTTERIQNKRRCLASEPSTIFMLSQTSSRISF, encoded by the exons GGTTATGAGGACTGGTTGAGACACAAAGCAGACAACGCAATCAACCAGTGTCCCGTCCACGTGGTGGAGAACGGGAAAGTGGTCGGCAAACAAAGTCGCAAGCTCAGG gtTGGAGACGTCATCTTGATGAAAGAAAATGAGACTTTTCCCTGCGACCTTATCCTTCTTTCTACGTCTCGAGATGATGGGACCTGCTATGTTACTACAGCCAGTCTTGACGGAGAGAGCAGCCACAAG ACATACTATGCAGTTCAGGACACCAAAGCTTACAACACAGAGGAGGAGGTTGACACCATCCACGCTACTATAGAATGTGAACAACCACAGCCGGACCTATACAA ATTCGTTGGTCGTATCAACATCTACATGGACAATGAGCCAGTGGCCAG GCCATTAGGAGCAGAGAACCTGCTGCTCCGAGGAGCCACACTCAAGAACACTGCACACATATATG CGGTTGCCATCTATACTGGCATGGAAACCAAGATGGCTCTCAACTACCAGTCCAAGACTCAGAAACGGTCCGCAGTGGAAAA gtcAATGAATGCCTACCTGGTGGTCTACCTGTGCATTCTCATCGGCAAGGCACTCATCAACACAGTGCTGAAATATGCGTGGCAGGCCGACCCCAACAGAGACGAACCCTGGTACAACGACAggacagaagcagagagagggagacacatT gtGATCAGGGCATTCACAGACTTCTTGGCCTTTATGGTTCTTTTCAACTATATCATCCCAGTCTCCATGTACGTCACTGTGGAAATGCAGAAGTTCCTGGGCTCCTATTTCATCATGTGGGATGATGAAATGTTTGACAAGGAGCTAGGAGAGAGAGCCGTGGTCAACACGTCGGACCTGAACGAGGAGCTGGGACAG GTGGAGTATGTGTTTACAGACAAGACAGGAACTCTGACAGAGAACAACATGGAGTTCATTGAGTGCTGTGTGGACGGACACGTTTATGTACCTCATGCTATCTGTAACGGACAG GTGATGCCTGGTGCAACAGGTATGGACATGATTGACACATCGCCAGGTCCTGGGGCCAGG GAGCATGAAGAGCTGTTTTTCCGGGCATTGTGTTTGTGCCACACGGTGcaggtgaaggaggaggagacagtGGATGGGATCAAGCATGGCATCCACCAGGGCAAGTCCACTTCCTTCTACATCTCCTCATCACCAGACGAGGTTGCGCTGGTGGAAGGCATGAAAAG ACTTGGTTTCACCTATCTGAGACTCAAGGACAGTCACATGGAGATCTTGAACAGGGAGGATGAGATTGAGAA GTTTGAGCTGCTGGAGGTGTTGACATTCGATTCAGTCAGACGGAGGATGAGCGTCATTGTCAGGTCCAGCTCTG GTGAGCTCTATCTGTTCTGTAAAGGCGCAGACTCCGCCATCTTCCCCAGGGTTATATCAGGCAAAGTGGATCAGGTTAGAGCTCGGGTGGAGCACAATGCAGTG GAGGGTCTGAGGACACTATGTGTTGCCTATCGGCCTCTGAGTCCCGAACAGTACCAGGAGGTTTGCCATTTGCTAAACGGGGCCAAGTTGGCACTACAGGACAGGGACAAACGACTAGCCGAGGCCTACGACAACATTGAGAAAGACCTGATACTGTTGGGAGCCACTGCTGTGGAGGACAG GCTCCAGGAAAAAGCAGCAGACACCATTGAGTCCCTCCACAAGGCAGGAATGAAGGTGTGGGTGCTGACCGGTGATAAGATGGAGACGGCGGCTGCCACCTGCTATGCCAGCAAGCTGTTTCGCCGCAACACCCAGATCTTGGAGCTGACCACCAAACGTACTGAAGAGCAGAGCCTTCACGATGTCTTGTTTGACCTTAGCAGGACCGTCCTGAGGCAACACGGAGGCATGATCAGGGACACCTTCTCTAG TTTATCAGGTGACTGTACGGACTATGGTCTGATCATTGATGGAGCCACTCTTTCTGCGGTGATGAGGCCCACCCAGGAGGACTCAATTTCAGGGAACTACAAAGAGATCTTCCTAGAAATCTGCCGCAACTGCAGTGCCGTGCTATGCTGTCGAATGGCACCGCTCCAGAAAGCACAG ATTGTGAAGCTGATTAAAGCCTCCAAGGAGCACCCGATCACGCTGGCCATTGGAGACGGAGCTAACGATGTTAGCATGATCTTAGAGGCCCATGTTGGCATCG GTATTATGGGTAAGGAGGGCCGTCAGGCAGTGCGGAACAGTGACTACGCCATCCCAAAGTTTAAACATCTCAAGAAAATACTGCTTGTCCACGGACACTATTACTACATACGCATCTCTGAACTTGTGCAATACTTCTTCTACAAG AATGTCTGTTTCATCTTCCCCCAGTTCCTCTACCAGTTCTTCTGTGGCTTCTCacaacag CCACTCTATGATACAGCCTACTTGACTCTGTACAACATCAGCTTCACCTCGCTGCCCATTCTGCTCTACAGTCTCATAGAGCAGCACATTAACATGGACATCCTGAAAAAGGACCCATCTCTCTATAG AGATATTGCTAAGAACTCTTTGCTGCGGTGGCCCATCTTCTTATATTGGACTATCCTGGGTGTGTATGATGCCATTGTGATGTTCTTTGGTGCCTACTTCCTGTTTGACAACACCACCTTCACCAGCAATGGACAG CTAATGACAACCAACACACAGATG ATGTTTGGAAACTGGACATTTGGGACGCTGGTCTTCACTGTGCTAGTCTTCACTGTTACATTCAAG TTGGTTCTAGATACTCATTACTGGACTTGGATCAACCATTTTGTCATCTGGGGCTCACTGATATTCTTTGTGGTGTTCTCTTTGCTGTGGGGAGGAATCATCTG GCCTTTCCTCAACTACCAGAGGATGTACTATGTGTTCATGCAGATGTTGTCCAGTGGTCCGGCCTGGCTCAGCATAATCCTTCTAATAACAGCCAGTCTGCTGCCAGATGTGGTGAAGAAGGTGATCTGGAGGGCGCTGTGGCCCACCACGACTGAACGCATACAG AATAAGCGCCGGTGCCTTGCCTCCGAGCCCTCCACCATCTTTATGCTGTCTCAGACTTCGAGCAGAATCAGTTTCTAA
- the atp11a gene encoding probable phospholipid-transporting ATPase IH isoform X4, translating to MGVDFSTLRTLISRYCVGEENWVDSRTIFIGHKEPPPGTEAFIQQRFPDNRIVSSKYTFLNFVPKNMFEQFRRVANFYFLIIFLVQLIIDTPTSPITSGLPLFFVITVTAIKQGYEDWLRHKADNAINQCPVHVVENGKVVGKQSRKLRVGDVILMKENETFPCDLILLSTSRDDGTCYVTTASLDGESSHKTYYAVQDTKAYNTEEEVDTIHATIECEQPQPDLYKFVGRINIYMDNEPVARPLGAENLLLRGATLKNTAHIYAVAIYTGMETKMALNYQSKTQKRSAVEKSMNAYLVVYLCILIGKALINTVLKYAWQADPNRDEPWYNDRTEAERGRHIVIRAFTDFLAFMVLFNYIIPVSMYVTVEMQKFLGSYFIMWDDEMFDKELGERAVVNTSDLNEELGQVEYVFTDKTGTLTENNMEFIECCVDGHVYVPHAICNGQVMPGATGMDMIDTSPGPGAREHEELFFRALCLCHTVQVKEEETVDGIKHGIHQGKSTSFYISSSPDEVALVEGMKRLGFTYLRLKDSHMEILNREDEIEKFELLEVLTFDSVRRRMSVIVRSSSGELYLFCKGADSAIFPRVISGKVDQVRARVEHNAVEGLRTLCVAYRPLSPEQYQEVCHLLNGAKLALQDRDKRLAEAYDNIEKDLILLGATAVEDRLQEKAADTIESLHKAGMKVWVLTGDKMETAAATCYASKLFRRNTQILELTTKRTEEQSLHDVLFDLSRTVLRQHGGMIRDTFSSLSGDCTDYGLIIDGATLSAVMRPTQEDSISGNYKEIFLEICRNCSAVLCCRMAPLQKAQIVKLIKASKEHPITLAIGDGANDVSMILEAHVGIGIMGKEGRQAVRNSDYAIPKFKHLKKILLVHGHYYYIRISELVQYFFYKNVCFIFPQFLYQFFCGFSQQPLYDTAYLTLYNISFTSLPILLYSLIEQHINMDILKKDPSLYRDIAKNSLLRWPIFLYWTILGVYDAIVMFFGAYFLFDNTTFTSNGQLMTTNTQMMFGNWTFGTLVFTVLVFTVTFKLVLDTHYWTWINHFVIWGSLIFFVVFSLLWGGIIWPFLNYQRMYYVFMQMLSSGPAWLSIILLITASLLPDVVKKVIWRALWPTTTERIQRLRDNRGSEKALTYHSSDSLLDGVAVTET from the exons GGTTATGAGGACTGGTTGAGACACAAAGCAGACAACGCAATCAACCAGTGTCCCGTCCACGTGGTGGAGAACGGGAAAGTGGTCGGCAAACAAAGTCGCAAGCTCAGG gtTGGAGACGTCATCTTGATGAAAGAAAATGAGACTTTTCCCTGCGACCTTATCCTTCTTTCTACGTCTCGAGATGATGGGACCTGCTATGTTACTACAGCCAGTCTTGACGGAGAGAGCAGCCACAAG ACATACTATGCAGTTCAGGACACCAAAGCTTACAACACAGAGGAGGAGGTTGACACCATCCACGCTACTATAGAATGTGAACAACCACAGCCGGACCTATACAA ATTCGTTGGTCGTATCAACATCTACATGGACAATGAGCCAGTGGCCAG GCCATTAGGAGCAGAGAACCTGCTGCTCCGAGGAGCCACACTCAAGAACACTGCACACATATATG CGGTTGCCATCTATACTGGCATGGAAACCAAGATGGCTCTCAACTACCAGTCCAAGACTCAGAAACGGTCCGCAGTGGAAAA gtcAATGAATGCCTACCTGGTGGTCTACCTGTGCATTCTCATCGGCAAGGCACTCATCAACACAGTGCTGAAATATGCGTGGCAGGCCGACCCCAACAGAGACGAACCCTGGTACAACGACAggacagaagcagagagagggagacacatT gtGATCAGGGCATTCACAGACTTCTTGGCCTTTATGGTTCTTTTCAACTATATCATCCCAGTCTCCATGTACGTCACTGTGGAAATGCAGAAGTTCCTGGGCTCCTATTTCATCATGTGGGATGATGAAATGTTTGACAAGGAGCTAGGAGAGAGAGCCGTGGTCAACACGTCGGACCTGAACGAGGAGCTGGGACAG GTGGAGTATGTGTTTACAGACAAGACAGGAACTCTGACAGAGAACAACATGGAGTTCATTGAGTGCTGTGTGGACGGACACGTTTATGTACCTCATGCTATCTGTAACGGACAG GTGATGCCTGGTGCAACAGGTATGGACATGATTGACACATCGCCAGGTCCTGGGGCCAGG GAGCATGAAGAGCTGTTTTTCCGGGCATTGTGTTTGTGCCACACGGTGcaggtgaaggaggaggagacagtGGATGGGATCAAGCATGGCATCCACCAGGGCAAGTCCACTTCCTTCTACATCTCCTCATCACCAGACGAGGTTGCGCTGGTGGAAGGCATGAAAAG ACTTGGTTTCACCTATCTGAGACTCAAGGACAGTCACATGGAGATCTTGAACAGGGAGGATGAGATTGAGAA GTTTGAGCTGCTGGAGGTGTTGACATTCGATTCAGTCAGACGGAGGATGAGCGTCATTGTCAGGTCCAGCTCTG GTGAGCTCTATCTGTTCTGTAAAGGCGCAGACTCCGCCATCTTCCCCAGGGTTATATCAGGCAAAGTGGATCAGGTTAGAGCTCGGGTGGAGCACAATGCAGTG GAGGGTCTGAGGACACTATGTGTTGCCTATCGGCCTCTGAGTCCCGAACAGTACCAGGAGGTTTGCCATTTGCTAAACGGGGCCAAGTTGGCACTACAGGACAGGGACAAACGACTAGCCGAGGCCTACGACAACATTGAGAAAGACCTGATACTGTTGGGAGCCACTGCTGTGGAGGACAG GCTCCAGGAAAAAGCAGCAGACACCATTGAGTCCCTCCACAAGGCAGGAATGAAGGTGTGGGTGCTGACCGGTGATAAGATGGAGACGGCGGCTGCCACCTGCTATGCCAGCAAGCTGTTTCGCCGCAACACCCAGATCTTGGAGCTGACCACCAAACGTACTGAAGAGCAGAGCCTTCACGATGTCTTGTTTGACCTTAGCAGGACCGTCCTGAGGCAACACGGAGGCATGATCAGGGACACCTTCTCTAG TTTATCAGGTGACTGTACGGACTATGGTCTGATCATTGATGGAGCCACTCTTTCTGCGGTGATGAGGCCCACCCAGGAGGACTCAATTTCAGGGAACTACAAAGAGATCTTCCTAGAAATCTGCCGCAACTGCAGTGCCGTGCTATGCTGTCGAATGGCACCGCTCCAGAAAGCACAG ATTGTGAAGCTGATTAAAGCCTCCAAGGAGCACCCGATCACGCTGGCCATTGGAGACGGAGCTAACGATGTTAGCATGATCTTAGAGGCCCATGTTGGCATCG GTATTATGGGTAAGGAGGGCCGTCAGGCAGTGCGGAACAGTGACTACGCCATCCCAAAGTTTAAACATCTCAAGAAAATACTGCTTGTCCACGGACACTATTACTACATACGCATCTCTGAACTTGTGCAATACTTCTTCTACAAG AATGTCTGTTTCATCTTCCCCCAGTTCCTCTACCAGTTCTTCTGTGGCTTCTCacaacag CCACTCTATGATACAGCCTACTTGACTCTGTACAACATCAGCTTCACCTCGCTGCCCATTCTGCTCTACAGTCTCATAGAGCAGCACATTAACATGGACATCCTGAAAAAGGACCCATCTCTCTATAG AGATATTGCTAAGAACTCTTTGCTGCGGTGGCCCATCTTCTTATATTGGACTATCCTGGGTGTGTATGATGCCATTGTGATGTTCTTTGGTGCCTACTTCCTGTTTGACAACACCACCTTCACCAGCAATGGACAG CTAATGACAACCAACACACAGATG ATGTTTGGAAACTGGACATTTGGGACGCTGGTCTTCACTGTGCTAGTCTTCACTGTTACATTCAAG TTGGTTCTAGATACTCATTACTGGACTTGGATCAACCATTTTGTCATCTGGGGCTCACTGATATTCTTTGTGGTGTTCTCTTTGCTGTGGGGAGGAATCATCTG GCCTTTCCTCAACTACCAGAGGATGTACTATGTGTTCATGCAGATGTTGTCCAGTGGTCCGGCCTGGCTCAGCATAATCCTTCTAATAACAGCCAGTCTGCTGCCAGATGTGGTGAAGAAGGTGATCTGGAGGGCGCTGTGGCCCACCACGACTGAACGCATACAG CGTTTGAGGGATAATAGAGGGTCTGAGAAGGCCCTGACCTACCACAGTTCTGACTCCTTACTAGATGGAGTAGCCGTCACAGAAACATAG